The region CGTCAACCGCTAACTGCTGGGCTTGGCACCCCCTACCTTGTGTTTTGTTTGTGGGGTGCCTATGTGCTTGGGTGCGGGGTTGGGGCTGGGGCGCCCTTTGCGGGGGGGGGGGGCCCCCTGCGGGGCCGCCCCCCGACGCCTTCGGCCGGCACAAGCGATACGCCGAAGCGGCGGTCGCTCCGTTGGCGCTCAGGGCGCCGCGGGTGACGGGGAGCCGAGCAGCGGCTCTCCCTCGCGGGCAGCGATCGAGTTGTGCCGGAGCACGTCGACGCGAAAGCCGCGCTCTTCACGTTCGATGTCGCAGAAGTGATCGAGGTCGAACTCGCCCGCGGCGCACTTCTGAGAGCGAGATCTGCGCGGCCCGACGGCGTTGGCCTCCAGCATCTTCGGTAGGCGCCAGAAGGGCCGCATCGGACCGGCGCCGTTCGGAGGCCCGAGATCGTTCAGGTCGCCATGACTTCGCGGGTGTACGACCGCATCTCTCGATCCAGATCCGACCACGTGCGCGGCATTCGAGGTAGTAGGCCTGGGGCGCTCCTCCGCGTTGGCATGCCTCGGGCAGTGAGTGCTAGCCGGCCGCCGCGACGACCTTGTTGCGCTGGACGCCGAGGTCGATGGCTCCGTCGTCGGTGCGGACCCTCGCCTCGACCACGTCCCCCGGCCGCAGGCGCTTCGGGTTGTTGGCGGCCACGCGCCGGAGCAGCGCCTGTCGCCTGGCGGGAGAAACGATCTGGGCGACCAGGGCGAGCGGCTTCGCCGGCGCCTGGAGCGCGCAGCCGCCCGGGGTGCCGGTGGCCAGCAGATCGCCGGCTTCCCAGTCCTGGAGACCCGAGAGCTCGGTGAGGCTGGGGGCGGGTTTGTGGACCATGTCGCTCGCGAGCGAGTTCTGTCGCTCCTCGCCATTCACCGAGAGCTGGAGCCGCAGCTCGTCGAAGCGCGCCAGTTCATCGGCGGAGACGAGGGTCAGGAACGGACCCGCGGGCCCGAAGGTGCGGTAGCTCTTGCCCTTGTAGAACTGCATCTCCGGCAGCTGGACGTCGCGCGCGCTGACGTCGTTCAGAAGCACGAGGCCGCCCACGTAGTCGCCGAGGTTGGCGACACGCACGTCGATCGGTGCGCTCACGTCCTGGGAGAACACGAGGCCGATCTCGACTTCGTAGTCGAGGAACTCGACGTGGGCCGGCGAGACGATATCCGTCGTCGCTGGCGCCAGACAGGACGAGGCTTTGCGGAAGAAGATGTTGAAGGGGCTCGAAGCCGGGTCGATGCCCGACTCGCGCATGTGACTGTGGTAGTTGATCGCCTGGCACAGGAACTGGCGATCCGAGGTGATCGGGCACAGGACTTCGACGTCGGCCAACGCCAGCGTCTCGCCGCTCGTAGCGCCGGCGCGGGCACGCTCGGCGCCCTCGCGCATGAAGGCGCGGGTGGTGGGGTAGTCCCCCTCGAGGGGCGCTACTGCATCGCCGTCCACAATGCCCCAACGGGTCGCGCTGCCCTGCCGATACCGAACGACCTGGGTTGTCATGGGTCCTCCTGAACTTCAGCTGCGCGCGCCGCGCAGGCGCGCGCCGAGCAGGCTCGCCACGTTCTGGATCGCTTTCCAGTTCCAGCGCGCCACCAGGAACGCGGGCGTCGGCGGCGGCCCCCAGTAGTCCTGCAGACCCGCGACGTCGGCGTCGGTGGGAACGTTGTCCTCGTTGACGAGATCCGTATCCGTCCAGTGCTCGTGGATGACGCCCCACGGGCTCGACCAGTAGTCGAAGATCTGTCCACCGAAGCGGTGCCGGCCGATTCCCCAGACGTTCTTGTACTTCTTCTTCTTCAAGTACTCGTGGCCGGCCATCAGATCGTCGAAGTTTCCGACCTCGAACGCGACGTGCTGGACCCGCGCGCCTTCGTCGAGAGCGTACTGGAAGCCGACGACGTGGTGGTCGACGAAGTCCGGACCCCGGTCGAGGTGGGCGAAGCGCATCTGGGTCGTACCGTCGGGCAGGCGCACTTCATCGGCTTTGCGGAGCCCGAGGTGTGCGTGGTACCAGTCGTACACCGAAGCCGGGTCGGCGCTCTCGAGCACCAGATGCCCCAGCCGTCGCACGTGAGACGGCCCCGGACGGACGCTCGGGAGCGGTCCTGCGCGGAGGCGCTTGCCATCCATGTTGAAGGCGTGCGAGGGCGCCGGGTCGATTGCGTCGAGCGCACTCTGGCCGTGGACGACTTCGACGGTCGTTCCCTGTGGGTCGCGCAAGCGGACGACTTGGCCCCCGGCGGGTTCGTCCAGCTTCTCGATCGCGGAAGCGCCGGGGAGCTGGGCGAGCTTCGCGAGGTCGGCCTCTTCGTCGGCTTCGAAGGCGATCGCGTGCACACCGGGCGCCCCCTGGGTGAGGACGTAGCAGTGGGGGTTCGCGTCGGTGCCGCGCAGGTAGACGGCGCCGCCGGCCCGCGCGGCGACCTCGAGCCCGAACTCGAGCAGGAAGGCTTCCGCCTTCCCGAGGTCGGGGGCACCCACGCGCACATAGCTCAGCCGCTTCGCCTTGATGGTCGGTTCAGTCATGTCGGTTCTCCCAGGATGTGGGTGAGCGCGCTTTCGAGCGCCGTTCGCGGCGCGTCGGGAAGGGTGGGGGCTCGCCACGCGACGTGCTGATCGGGACGGATCAGCAGCGCTCCGTTGGAGTCGAGGCCGCACGTCGTGCGCCAGCCGTCGTCGGACCGTTCGTCGTCGGAAAACTGGAAGTCGTTCCCCATCCGAACCAGCCGAATCGGAACGTCGCCGGCCTCGACGATGGCGTCGGCCCAGGCTTCGTGCGCTCCCACGCTCAGCAGGGTCAAGCCGTCGCCCTCGATCAAGTCGAGGGTCGAGCGGCGCTCGCCGGCGACGTCGATCCAGGCGTGGGGCAAGCGCGCCCCCGGGTGTGCCGTCGGCACGTAGTCGCGGGCGGACTCGAGCTTTGGCGGGGTGCCCTCGGGCACGAGCGCTCCCGCACCGTAGATGTAGCCGAGCTGCAGCCCGAGCATGTCGAAGTGCTCGGCCTGTTCCTGCACCGCCACCTCGGCTGCGGCGCGCGTTTGCGGGTCGGCGAGGGCGGCCTCGATGCGCGCACGCGTCGGCTCGGTGTCGGTGCCCAACGCCTGGGGCAGCAGCACCATCTTCAGCGCGTTCTTTAGACTCTGTTGGGTGTTCTCGTGGGCCACGGGCAGGCGCTCGGCGGCGTAGGTGTCGAGGAGCGCGGGCGGGGCCCAACCGTCCTCGACCGCGCAGAGCTTCCAGGCGAGATTGTGCGCGTCCTGGAACCCACTGTTCAAACCCAGGCCTCCCGTCGGGGGGAAGCGGTGGGCCGCATCGCCGGCGAGGAAGATCCGCTCCTTGCGCATGCCGTCGGCGACCTGCGAGCTCATGTGCCAGCTGCCCTTGTGCAGGATCTCGAGCGGGACCTCGCATCCGATGGCGTTCGACACGAGTTCTCGGCAGCGGGCGTCGTCGAAGTCGTCCTCGCTCTCCGCGTCCGGGTCGAAGCCGTGCATGAACACCCACTCGCGGTCGATGTCGTGGGCGATGAAGGCACCGCGGACCTCGGGATCCATCACGAAGTGGAGAACGCCCGGACGATCCCGGACGATCTCGCGCAGATTCGCCCCGAAGTGGATCATCAGGAAGCTCTCGAGGCGCGGCGGGCCCTGCATCTCGATGCCGAGCGACCGACGCACACGGCTGCCGGCACCGTCGGCCGCGATCACGTAGCGGCTGCGGACCTCGTGGCGTTCACCGCTGTCGAGGTCGCGCAGGGTCGAGCTGACCCCGCTCGCATCCTGCCGGCTCTCCTCCCACTGCCAGCCGTAGCGCAGGTCGATGTTCGGCTCCTTGCGGAGCGCCTCGACGAGGATCGGCTCGAAGCGGTGTTGGGAGAGGTTGCGCAGCGGGGTGGGCGTGAACCGCAAGCATTCTTCGCCCTGCCGCTCGAAGGGCAGGTGGCCGATGGACTCTCCGGCGAGACGCGTGACGAAGCGGACGTGGCCCGCGTCCTCTGGTCGTTTGCAAGCCGCCTCGACGGCGGCCATGTCGAGTCCGGCCTGACGACAGATCTCGAAGGTTCGCGCGTTCACCACGTGTGCGGCGGGTGCGGTCTGGGGGCCGGCGCGTCGCTCGGCCACGAAGCACCGGCGCCCTCGATGCGCCAGCAGCAGAGCCTCGATCATGCCGACGGGGCCGGCACCCACGACGAGGAAGGGAACCTCGAATTGTGCCATGACGTCTCCTAGATCAGCCCGGCGTAGCTTCCGCCGTCGAGCTGCAGATTCTGTCCTGAGATGAAGCCGGCCTGAGCGCTGCACAGGAACGCGCATGCGTCGCCGAACTCTTCGGGGCGGCCGAGGCGACCGGCCGCGATCGTGGCCTTCATTGCGTCGTAGGCCTCTTCGAGCGTGATCCCACCGAGCTTCGCGTGCAGCTCGGCCATCCCGCGTTGTCGCGCCGTGTCGATGCGTTCAGGCAGCAGGTTGTTGATCGTGACGTTCGAAGCGGCGACGTCGTGAGCGAGGGCCTTGGACATCGACGTGAGACCGGTGCGTGCGCCGGTGGAGAGCCCCATCGGTGCGCGCGGCGTCTTCACCATCGCCGACGTGATGTTCACGATGCGTCCGAAGCTGCGTTCGCACATGCCTTCGAGCACGGCCCGGATCATCGCGAGCGGTGCGAGCATGTTGGCGTCGAGGGCCGCGAGCCAGGCCTCGCGATCCCAATCGGCGAAGCGGCCGGGCGGTGGGCCGCCGTTGTTGTTCACGAGGATGTCCGGCGCCGGGCAGGCGTCGAGGAGCGCCCGCTGGGTGGTCTCCGCTGCGATGTCGCCGACCACCGTCTCGACCCGGACGCCGTGAGCCGCGCGAATCGCTTCGGCGGTTTCTTTGAGGGTGCCCGCGTCGCGACCGTTCAGCGTGACGTGGACCCCCTCGCGTGCCAGGGCCTCCGCGCAGGCGCGACCCAAGCCGCGGCTCGATGCGCAGACGATGGCCTGGCGGTCTCGAATCCCAAGGTCCATGGGGGGAACTCCTCGTGTGCGCACGTGCTTCGAAGCCCCTTCCGCGGGCTCGGGCAGCCAGTATCCCCATAATTGGGACTATTGTCAATATTGGGAATGGCGTCGTTTTGGCCTAGGCTCTCCCCATGCCCGACACCTCTGGAGCCCGACGCACCCGGGGCCACAAGAAGAAGGAGCGGACGCGCCGCCAGCTGGTGGAGGCGGGACTCCGCGTGCTCGCGTCGAAAGGGCAGGGGCTGACCGTGAGCGACGTCGTGGCCGAGGCCGACGTCTCCAACGGCACCTTCTACAACTACTTCGCCGATCGAGAGGTGCTGCTCGAAGCACTCGCCGAGCACACGGCCCTCTCGTTGGCGGCTGCCGCCGCTCGTGAGCCGATCGAAGACCCGGCCCGTCGTTTCGCCATGGCCACGACGCGCGTGCTGCTCCACGCGCGCGAGGACGAAACCTGGGCCCGGGTGATGCTGCGCCTGCTGGGCCGGCCGGGCTCGGGTATCGAGCTGGCGCGCTATCTGCGCGAAGACCTCGCCGACGGCGCGGCGAGCGGGCGCTTCGATTTCGCGCCGGAGCCGGGTCGCTCGGGAGCCGACGGCGTCTTGCCCGACGACGCGACGCTCGACCAGGTCACCGGGCTGGTGGCGATGACGATCCGCCGCATGGTCGAGGGCCACGCCGCTCCCGACGCCCCGGAGCAGGCCGTGCAACGCGGACTTCGCGCCCTGGGAGTCGATGCCCGCGAGGCCGCCGCGCTGGCGGCGGATGCCGCCGCCGCCGCGCGTCGCACCCACGCCGACTGACAGCCGGGCGCGTCCGTCGGCCAGACGCCGGGTGCTACACCTCTCGGACCCGCTCCCCGCTCGCGAGAGCCGGAGGAACACGAAGAGGTCCGTCCGCGTGCAGTTCAGTCTCTCCACCCAGTTCACGAACACCGCCGACTTCCTCGAGCTGGCGCCCGTCGTCGAGTCCCATGGCTACGGCGAGATGGTGATGGGTGACCACCTCGTCTACCACGAGCAGATCGCGTCGAAGTATCCGTACGGAAAGTCCGACGAGCGCATGTGGCACCGCGAAACCGAGTGGCCCGACGTGTGGGTGGCCTCGGGCATGATGGCGGCGGTCACCAAGACCCTGCTCTTCAGTCAGGCCGTCTACGTCCTTCCCCAGCGCGACCCGGTGCTCGTGGCGAAGGCGGCGGGCACGGCCGCGTTCCTGTCCGGCGGTCGCATGCGCATCGGCGTGGGCCTCGGTTGGACGCGTGAAGAGTTCGAGCTCGTGGGCGTTCCCTTCGAACGGCGCGGTGCCCGCACCGACGAGATGATCGAAGTCATGCGCAAGCTGTGGACCGGAGACACCGTCGAGCACCACGGCGAGTTCTTCGATCTGCCGCCGATGACCATGCGTCCTCCGGTCGAGGGCGGAGTCCCGATCGTCATTGGCGGCATCTCGAAGCCTGCGATGCGTCGCGCGGCGCGCCTGGGCGACGGTTGGGCCCCGGCCTACCTGACGGTCGAGCAGACCCGGGCAGGCCTGGAGGAGATCGCCGCGATGCGCGTCGAGGCCGGGCGCAGCGGTCCCTTCGAGGTCTGCACGGCTTGCGTGGATGCCTTCGACCTCGATGGCTACCGGCGCATGCGCGACGCCGGCGTGACCTTCGCCACCACCGCACCGTGGGTGCTCTACGGAAAACCGCTGATCGACCCGCCGCGCGACGTCGTGTTCGACAGCGTGCGGCGGTTCGCCGACGAGATCATCGCCAAGCTCTGAAGGCGACTCGCCGACCCTCTTAGAGGGTGTTGAAGCCGGGCACGAAGCAACCCGCGGTGGCGCCGCCATCCACGGGAAGGTCGACTCCCGTGCAGTGTCGGCTGGCGTCGCCGGCGAGGAAGGCGATGGCGTCCACGATGCTCTCGATCGGGGCCGAGCCCGGAATGCCCCGGTTCTCGTTGTAGGCCAGCGTCTCGTCGAGGAATCCCATCACCTGGTCCATCCACGGCGCGTACATCTCCGGGTTGCCGCCGGCCGGGCAAACCGTGTTGACGCGAATCCCGTCGCGGCCGAGCTCGAGGGCCGCTGCCTTCGCGAGGCCGCGCAGCCCGAATTTCGAGGCGCAGTACGCGGTCAGGCCGTTCATGGCGGCGAGCGAGTCGATCGAGCCGACGTTGACGATCGAACCCGCGCCCTGCTCCCGCATGGGGGGCGCGACGGCCTGAATGCCGAGGAAGGGTCCGAGAGTGTTGACCTCGAGGAGCCGGCGGAAGTCGTGCTCGGAGGTGCGCTCGATGGCCCCTTGGTGAAGCACGCCCGCGTTGTTCACGAGGATGTCGATGCGCCCGAACTGATCGAGTGTCCGGCGGACGAGCGCGGACCACTGGGTGGCATCCGTCACGTCGTGGCGGACGAAGGACGCATGGCCTCCGAGGCGCGCCGCCGTCGCGGCGCCGGCGTCGTCGCGGACGTCCCCCAACACCACGCGCGCGCCCTCGGCGCAGAAGCGCTCGGCGACGGCCGCGCCGGTGCCGCGGGCCGCACCCGTCACGATCGCCACTTTTCCTTCGAAACCCGTCATGCCCACCTCCTCACTCAGCGCGATCCCCTTCGTATTTGCCGAAGCCTGATCTGGGCGTCGCGAAGCCCGAGACCAACGCGCCATCGTCGCATGCTTCGGCCCAGGGAGCTGCGTCGAGTCGCAAGTTCGCAGCGGTGCGGGGAGTCGCTGTATCGTGAGGCCCGCAAGCGATCGCGAGGAGCCAGGTCGAAGGCATGACGGCATGAGGACGGGGCCGAGCTATCTCGTCGCCGATATCGGCGGCACGAACGCGCGCTTCGCGATCGCTCGGGGGGGACCCGAGGGTGGGTTTTCGCTCGATCACGTACGCCGCTTCAAGAACGAGGAGTTCGCGGAGCTTCGCGACGCGGCACGCGACTACCTCGACAGCTACGACGGCGAACGTCCGCTGCGAGGCTGCATGGCGGCGGCCGCCGTGGTCGGGTCGGGCGTCGTGCAGCTGACGAATGCGAGCTGGAGCTTCCACCCGGACACTCTGGCCCGCGATCTCGGACTCGAATCGCTGCTGGCGGTGAACGACTTTGCGGCTCAGGCGCGCGGTGCCCCGCTGACCGCTCGGGCTGACTTGGTGCCCATCCACGACGCCACGCCCAAGGCCGACGCGCCCTGCGCCGTACTCGGCCCCGGTACGGGGCTCGGGCTCGGACTCCTCGTGCCGAGCGAGACCGGCTGGGTGGTGGTTCCCACCGAAGGTGGCCATGCCGGGTTCGCTCCGCGGACGGAAGAAGAGGCGGGCATCCGCCGGGTGCTCGCCGATGACTTCGACTTCGTCTCCTGGGAGCGACTGCTCTCGGGTGTCGGTCTGGTCCACATCGACCGCGCTCTCGGTCAGCTCGAGGGACGCGTTCCGCGGGAGACGCGACCCGAGGAGATCACCGAGGAGGCGTTGGCCGAGCCGGGCTCGGTGTCCCGGCGCGTGGTGGACGTCTTCTGCGCCGTGCTCGGTTCCTTCGCTGGCGACGTGGCGGTCGTCTCGGGGGCGCTCGGCGGGGTCTACCTCGGGGGCGGGATCCTGCCGCGAATCCGCCCCATTCTCGAAGCCAGCGAGTTCGTCACGCGCTTCGTGCGACACGATCCGATGACGGACTACGCGGCGTCGATCCCGGTGTGGATGATCACCGCGGACACCACGCCCCTGCTCGGCGCCGCGGCCCTCGCTTCCGCGTCGCGGGGCTAGCCGCCGACGGCAGCTGGGCCTAGTCCGAGGGCTCGGTGGAATCGGAAGGCGCGGAGACCTCCGCCTCCAGATCCTCGTCCGCGAGCGCACGGGCCTCCTCGAAGAGGCCGGGAAGCGACTCTCCGAGGGAGGACGCGGGTTCCGGAGTGGCGAACAAGAGCGCGGGCTGGCGTACCGGTGTGTAGTAGTCGGGCCCGAACGAGAAGAAGCCGTCCTCGGTGGCCAGCGTCCAGATCAGATTGAGGCCGAGGAGCACGGCGGCCGTCCCGCCGGCCGCGTACAGGCGGGCTCGGGGACGCAGCCCGGTGGCAAGGCTGATGCTCGCCCAGATCGCCGCGGACAGGGAGAGCGTGCCCAGGATCATCTCGATCCCGTCCTGGAGTGCGGCGCTGCTCGCGTTGTAGCCGAGCCAGCCAGCGACGAAGGTCGTCACCGATTCGACGAGATCGACCCCGATCCAGATCGACAGGTGGGCGAGGAAGTGGGCGCGGTGCCGAATGACACGCCCGACGAGCGCCCAGACCGCGGCGACGATCGCCCAGACGAAGGGCAGCGAGAGTGCCGGCGCCAGCAGGGTTTCGGTTTCGAGCGCTTCGACGCTGCTCCAGTAGGTCTCGACGGCGGTTTCCCCGACGAGCAGCGCGACGAGCGTCGTCACGATGGGAAGGCGTCCGAGCCCCGCGAGCCAGATCTCGGTCCACTCGAGAGGCTGGGCCGGTTCGACCTCGTGGTGCTCATCGAAGACGTGGAGTGTGGTGCGACCGAGGGTGAGGGTGTCCCCCGAAGCGATGTGGCCGTCTCGTGCGGCGGAGCCGGGGTGGCCGAGGCCGTTCGTGGAATCCAGGTCGACGAAGCGCCAGCCCGCGTCGATGCGCTCGAGCCGCAGGTGCCGTGGCGACACGTAGACGTCGTCGACGATCAGATCGTTCTCGAAGGAACGGCCGATGGCGATCGTGCGCGCCGTCGTGCGGAATCGCTCGAGGAGCTGGCCCCCGGCACCCCGCACCTCGACGATCGTCGTGGCGGCTTCCTCTTCGCCGCTCGAGAGCGCGTCGTCGGAGGGCTCTGCTCGGACGCCCAACGGTTCTTCTCCGAGGTTCAACGTCCCGCCGCCTCCAGGAAGCGCTCGAGGAAGCGTTCGATCGACGCGCGGCTCATGCCTGCCAGCGTGAAGTGGCTCATGTACGCGCTGCGCGGGGTATCGACGGATCCGCGAATGAACAGCGCATCGAAGAGCTCCTCGTACTCGCGATAGGCGCGGATGCAGAGGACGGTCTTGTCCGTGTGCCCGCGCTCGTCGGTGATGAAGGATTCGTCACAGACGAAGTCTCCCGCGTCGTCCTCGCCGGCGACGTTGTCGGGACGGAAGCTCTCGAAGACCGACTGGTACTGGGTCTGGAAGCGCGGCGCCTCGAGCTCGTGGGCCTCGAGCCAGATGAACTGGTAGGCGAGCACACCCGTGTTGAAGCCCGAACGGAGAAAGATGCCCTGGTCGCTCGCGCACAAGTTCGAGATCGACTTGTAGAGAGCGTCGGGTTCGCTCGAGCTGCCCCAGCACTTCACGAAGGGCTTGAGCTCGCCGATCGCCCGGGCGCTCGCCATCTCCTCCTCGGGCCACTCTTCGGCGAGCAGGCGCGCCATGAAGCGCTCCTGGTTGGCGAAGAGCTGGTCGCGAATCCGCTCCCGGAAGCTCTCGATCGCGCCCTCGCGGTCTCGCCACTCCCCGATCAATCGTCCCAGAGCCTTGCTGGGCACGAGGAAACTGACCTGATTTCCGGCGGTGGAGACGTTGACTCCGACGACGCGGCCCTGACGGTCGAGTACGGGACCGCCGCTCATCCCCGAGTTGATGGAGCCCGAGAAGTGGATGTGTTCGTAGTAGCTGCCCCGATCGATGCCGTTGTAGGTGCCGGGGACGACGGTGAAGCCGATGTCGAAGGGGTTGCCGAGGGAGTAGATCGTGACGCCCTGCTCGGGAGGCGTCTCGGCCAGTTCGAGCGGCGCCGGCATCGGGTCGTCGGTGCGCAACAGCGCCAGATCGTGCACGACGTCGACGTCGAGCAGGGTGAGCGCGCCCGCCTTTCCGGCCTGGTCCAGGTACTCCAGGCGGTAGCGCTCGGGATAGTCCACGAACTGGGAGATCACGTGGTAGTTCGTGGCGACGAGTCGGTCTTCGGCGACGAGGAAGCCGGTTCCCAGGGACGACTTGTTCTCGGCCTCGCGATCGACGACCCGAACCTGGAAGACCCGGTCCTTGTGGCGGCTGAACAGATCGGCTGCGCCCGGTTCCTCGGCGTGGGTCGCGGCCGCGAACAGGGCCACGAGAGCGGCGCTCCACCACCGAAGGCAGGCTCGACGTCGCTCCCGGCCCCGGTTTCGATGCGGTCGGTCTGCAAAGGGCGGGGAGACCGGCGAAGTGCTTCGGCTCACCCGGGGAGGATAGCTCCAAGCGTGGCCGGGGGATGCCTATCTTCCGCGCGGCAAGCGCTGGACAGCCCCGCGAACGCTGGTCACCCTGGCCCGGCCGCTCGGAACGAGCCGGCCAGACCGCGAGGAGTTCCCATGCCCGTTGCCTCCCGTCCCGGTTGGACCGCCCTGGTGATCGCGTTGGCGGCAGGTGTGCTCGCGGCCCCGATTTGGGCGGACACCCCGGAGCGGGCGCTCCACACCCTGGCGCCGCGGAACCCCTTCGCGGCCGATGGCCCCTACCCGATGTCCCACCACGATCCGGGGCAGACCGACACGACGGTCGTGGCCGGACCGACGAAGGGCAAGCCGCTCACCCGCGCCGACGCGAAGACCGTTCCCGTGTCCTGGTGTTCTGCACCGATCGTCAAGAAGGTGGGCGATCACACGACCGTGATCGCCGGTACGCCGCACGGCCTCGCGAAGATCGACGCGACCGGGGAGAACTTCGCGCTGGTCTCCTTCATGTCCTATCCGGGCTCGGAAGACGCCGTGGTCTCGCACGAGGATCTCGATTGGCATCGACGCAAGATCGACGAGCGCCGGCGCGGGAAGCAGGACTGGCGGCTGCTCTTCCAGTCCGCCTACCTGCTCTATGACCTCGGGCTGCGCGAGCACAACGGCGGATCGGGTGCCTACGGGATCATCGATCGCGACGGCTACCACTACACCTTCTACGACGCGATCCGCCTGCTGAAGTCCACGGATGGCAACGAGCGGGACGCGCCGCTACGTCCGATCGCGTCGACGTCGATCACCGAGGGCCTTCCCGAGGAGGCGAAGCGCGAGGTGACGCGGATCCTCGGGATCTCGATGACCTACGACGGCCACCTCGCCGTCGCGTCCAAGGGCGGGCTCTTCATCTTCGACCGGGAACTCGTGCGCAAGGATGTTCTCCTCTTCCCGCCCGGTGAGCACGTGGAGAACTCGATCGCGGTCGACGAGAAGCGCATCTACGTCGTCACTTCGAAGGCGATGCGCGGCGTGGCTTGGGACGGGAAGCGCCTCTCGGTCGAAGAGGAAGATGGAGGCTGGGTCTCGCCCTACGAAGCGCTGCCCGAAGGCGAGGCCATCTCGCGGGGGGCGGCGTCGCACGGCTCGGGGACGACGCCGACGCTGATGGGCTTCGGCGACGATGAAGACAAGCTCGTCCTGATTTCCGACGGCAGTCGCGATGGGGCCCAGCTGGTGGCCTTCTGGCGCGACGCGATTCCCGAAGGCTTCGAGCAGAAGCCCGGCACGCCCTCGCGGCGGGTGGCCGACGCGATCCGGATCCAGGTGAGTCCTCTCACCGTCGAGGCCTCGCCGGCGGCCTACGGAACCGGGGTGATCGTCCTCAACTCGACCTATCCCGAGTCGGCACCCGCTCCGCTGAACATCATCGGCAATGCGTTCCTGGCGGGCGAGACGCGTCCGGCCCCGCGCGGTGCCCAGAAGTTCGATTGGAACGTCGCGGAGAACCGCTTCGAGGAGGGCTGGTTCCTCGAAGACATCGACAACACGGACTGGATGCCGCCGGCGATCTCTCCGCAGAACGGCCTCGCCTACGTCGCCACGCGCGTCGACAGCGTGTACGAGTACCGGGCGATCGATTTCGCCACCGGTGAGACCGTCGCCCGTTGGACGTTTCCCGACGACTCGGTGCTCTGGAACAACTGGGGCGGGATCACGACGCTGCTCGAGGACGGCGATCTGCTCCTGGGCGGCTGGTTCGCCGTCAAGCGCTACGACGTGGGACACCTGCGCTAGCGCGCCGCACCGGCGCCTTGCTCAGGTTTCGCCGCGCCCGCGCCGCGCGCGCTCGGCGAGGAAAGCCCGGGTGCGAGATGCGCACTCCGGGTCCGCCTCCCCCGACACGAGGATCGGGTTCAGGTCGGTCGCGCCGCTCGCATCGAGCCTCGCCAGGCCGGCCTCGAGGGTCTGTTCGTTCCCCACGATCGCGAGCTCGCTCACGCGCTCGAAGCCCTGGGTCTGCATCGTGCGCTGGTATGG is a window of Myxococcota bacterium DNA encoding:
- the glk gene encoding glucokinase; this encodes MRTGPSYLVADIGGTNARFAIARGGPEGGFSLDHVRRFKNEEFAELRDAARDYLDSYDGERPLRGCMAAAAVVGSGVVQLTNASWSFHPDTLARDLGLESLLAVNDFAAQARGAPLTARADLVPIHDATPKADAPCAVLGPGTGLGLGLLVPSETGWVVVPTEGGHAGFAPRTEEEAGIRRVLADDFDFVSWERLLSGVGLVHIDRALGQLEGRVPRETRPEEITEEALAEPGSVSRRVVDVFCAVLGSFAGDVAVVSGALGGVYLGGGILPRIRPILEASEFVTRFVRHDPMTDYAASIPVWMITADTTPLLGAAALASASRG
- a CDS encoding serine protease produces the protein MALFAAATHAEEPGAADLFSRHKDRVFQVRVVDREAENKSSLGTGFLVAEDRLVATNYHVISQFVDYPERYRLEYLDQAGKAGALTLLDVDVVHDLALLRTDDPMPAPLELAETPPEQGVTIYSLGNPFDIGFTVVPGTYNGIDRGSYYEHIHFSGSINSGMSGGPVLDRQGRVVGVNVSTAGNQVSFLVPSKALGRLIGEWRDREGAIESFRERIRDQLFANQERFMARLLAEEWPEEEMASARAIGELKPFVKCWGSSSEPDALYKSISNLCASDQGIFLRSGFNTGVLAYQFIWLEAHELEAPRFQTQYQSVFESFRPDNVAGEDDAGDFVCDESFITDERGHTDKTVLCIRAYREYEELFDALFIRGSVDTPRSAYMSHFTLAGMSRASIERFLERFLEAAGR
- a CDS encoding FHA domain-containing protein, whose amino-acid sequence is MGVRAEPSDDALSSGEEEAATTIVEVRGAGGQLLERFRTTARTIAIGRSFENDLIVDDVYVSPRHLRLERIDAGWRFVDLDSTNGLGHPGSAARDGHIASGDTLTLGRTTLHVFDEHHEVEPAQPLEWTEIWLAGLGRLPIVTTLVALLVGETAVETYWSSVEALETETLLAPALSLPFVWAIVAAVWALVGRVIRHRAHFLAHLSIWIGVDLVESVTTFVAGWLGYNASSAALQDGIEMILGTLSLSAAIWASISLATGLRPRARLYAAGGTAAVLLGLNLIWTLATEDGFFSFGPDYYTPVRQPALLFATPEPASSLGESLPGLFEEARALADEDLEAEVSAPSDSTEPSD